In Ostrea edulis chromosome 4, xbOstEdul1.1, whole genome shotgun sequence, a single window of DNA contains:
- the LOC125670718 gene encoding uncharacterized protein LOC125670718 isoform X3, giving the protein MSGFEREFIIHLQSVDEHNANGLPKRKGRKEPRRNVYQRLKRKYRKQWWGSGPVKKKSKYGMQDTKEQKDDILPSRGEENWMDSDQASWSQFNSRSHASNSSGVHEGRKYDPSLMNSETYCNDFPIAGIVQEFSGNRDNGNSPFNSSNSCGSPEGLTSQEQSQVMGKQVSASSVTDNQSCSEQNNNSQINGYTCKEDKQCTESQLLKVPDLPLQQTLSTEVIVTSEEMKNDQTGEKHEYDECKDSSMIPIHDSVVVSEPKILTSSEDRKTNDNPHTKSRSTSRRKSVSTPIAWQQQFMSFLSTAQEEECFPSDDPEFVCHIDVSPSKIQRRQRSRNVRNSSCSCCTDAESHVRKERQSRQREKKLLREQKRFIEDMCHLVSLRNKIVKLVQTLLPENLKHIIKAETDSVDDFVEFFLHIIRSTSRDRDIENKEFQSTEIGSPSQSRNEDECMDDEMPVLENCTAYVSNISSPPPVSKFQSLSDSGIVQDQSFTCEATCETISVSVDFSDDQMNTCENVLDENSVIPDDFQYLGTKLNVNSNESRTSCDALDGTHVIVKNEAEGETMQEKNIASLCDKETTSVKPEPSICDSASFDHVGEEGDLKDTERNKVDSEDKTEVKSSSDSAGFQDQDQRVLDKLDSVLHDSESKRNLSSRSDPFMDLLADKTCDETSESKCECAIQNSAAEVDTLLDDLTCDVKSTTISTDTDQSSGKLVEVFEPAIVLCKKPKKCLKLFMKKIHSLLHRLLPGVHFEHHFFRNSNNLEYLLDAIIQSNQEELSVDV; this is encoded by the exons ATGTCAGGGTTTGAAAGAGAATTTATAATACACCTACAGAGTGTTGATGAGCATAATGCAAATGGTTTACCAAAGAGGAAAGGGAGGAAGGAGCCAAGAAGAAATGTCTACCAAAGATTGAAGAGAAAGTATCGGAAACAATGGTGGGGATCTGGTCCTGTGAAAAAGAAGAGCAAATATGGCATGCAGGATACCAAGGAACAGAAAGATGACATTCTTCCAAGTAGAGGGGAAGAAAATTGGATGGACAGTGATCAGGCTTCATGGTCTCAATTCAATTCCAGGTCTCATGCCTCAAATTCTTCTGGTGTACATGAAGGAAGGAAGTATGATCCATCATTGATGAACAGTGAAACATATTGCAATGATTTCCCAATAGCAGGTATTGTGCAAGAATTTTCTGGAAACCGGGACAATGGCAATTCTCCTTTCAACAGCAGCAATAGTTGTGGATCTCCTGAAGGTTTAACTAGTCAAGAACAATCTCAGGTTATGGGGAAACAAGTGAGTGCATCTTCTGTTACAGATAATCAGTCATGTAGTGAACAAAATAACAATTCCCAAATCAATGGATATACGTGCAAGGAAGACAAACAATGCACAGAATCTCAGCTACTTAAAGTGCCTGACTTACCACTGCAGCAAACATTGTCCACTGAGGTAATTGTGACATCGGAGGAAATGAAAAATGATCAGACTGGTGAGAAACATGAATATGATGAATGTAAAGACTCATCTATGATACCAATACATGATTCAGTGGTTGTTTCTGAACCAAAGATCCTTACCTCGTCAGAAGACAGAAAGACTAATGACAATCCACACACCAAATCGAGGTCTACTTCTCGGCGGAAATCTGTATCAACTCCAATTGCATGGCAGCAGCAATTCATGTCATTCTTGTCAACAGCTCAGGAAGAAGAATGTTTTCCTTCGGATGATCCAGAATTTGTGTGTCACATAGATGTATCACCATCTAAAATCCAAAGGAGGCAAAGATCTCGCAATGTTCGAAATAGCAGTTGCTCCTGTTGCACAGATGCTGAGAGTCATGTCAGAAAAGAAAGACAGTCCCGCCAACGAGAGAAAAAACTATTGCGAGAGCAGAAACGTTTTATTGAAGACATGTGTCATTTGGTATCGCTCAGAAATAAAATAGTGAAACTTGTACAAACGTTATTACCAGAAAATCTTAAACACATAATTAAAGCGGAAACTGACAGTGTAGATGATTTTGTAGAATTTTTTCTGCACATTATCCGTTCAACTAGCAGAGATAGAGACATTGAGAACAAAGAATTCCAGTCTACAGAAATCGGTTCTCCTAGTCAGTCTCGGAATGAAGATGAGTGCATGGATGATGAGATGCCTGTACTGGAGAATTGTACCGCTTATGTGTCCAACATATCTTCCCCACCTCCAGTGTCCAAGTTTCAAAGTCTCTCCGATTCGGGTATTGTACAGGATCAGTCTTTCACTTGTGAAGCAACATGTGAGACAATTTCTGTCAGTGTTGACTTTTCTGATGATCAGATGAACACTTGTGAAAATGTGCTGGATGAGAATTCGGTTATTCCAGATGACTTTCAGTATCTGGGTACAAAACTGAATGTGAACTCCAATGAGTCTCGCACTTCTTGTGATGCTCTGGATGGAACTCATGTGATCGTTAAGAATGAAGCTGAGGGGGAAACAATGCAG GAAAAGAACATTGCCAGTTTGTGTGATAAAGAAACAACATCTGTGAAGCCAGAACCGTCCATTTGTGACAGCGCCTCCTTTGATCATGTAGGAGAGGAGGGGGATTTAAAAGACACAGAGAGAAACAAAGTTGACAGTGAGGATAAAACTGAAGTTAAGAGTTCTAGTGATTCAGCAGGATTTCAGGACCAAGACCAGCGTGTACTGGACAAGCTCGACAGTGTTCTCCACGACAGTGAGTCAAAACGCAATCTTTCTTCTAGATCAGACCCCTTCATGGATCTTCTGGCAGATAAAACTTGTGATGAAACTTCTGAAAGCAAATGTGAATGTGCAATACAAAATTCTGCTGCAGAAGTGGACACATTACTAGATGATTTGACTTGTGATGTGAAGTCTACGACGATCAGCACGGATACAGATCAGTCGTCAGGCAAGCTCGTTGAAGTGTTTGAACCAGCCATTGTTTTGTGTAAAAAGCCAAAAAAGTGCTTAAAGTTGTTCATGAAGAAAATTCACTCCCTCCTCCACAGACTTTTACCAGGGGTTCATTTTGAGCATCATTTCTTTAGGAATTCCAACAATCTGGAGTATTTGTTGGATGCCATCATTCAGAGCAATCAAGAAGAACTCTCAGTAGATGTGTAA
- the LOC125670718 gene encoding uncharacterized protein LOC125670718 isoform X2, translating to MSLKNDLRQYTKVMSGFEREFIIHLQSVDEHNANGLPKRKGRKEPRRNVYQRLKRKYRKQWWGSGPVKKKSKYGMQDTKEQKDDILPSRGEENWMDSDQASWSQFNSRSHASNSSGVHEGRKYDPSLMNSETYCNDFPIAGIVQEFSGNRDNGNSPFNSSNSCGSPEGLTSQEQSQVMGKQVSASSVTDNQSCSEQNNNSQINGYTCKEDKQCTESQLLKVPDLPLQQTLSTEVIVTSEEMKNDQTGEKHEYDECKDSSMIPIHDSVVVSEPKILTSSEDRKTNDNPHTKSRSTSRRKSVSTPIAWQQQFMSFLSTAQEEECFPSDDPEFVCHIDVSPSKIQRRQRSRNVRNSSCSCCTDAESHVRKERQSRQREKKLLREQKRFIEDMCHLVSLRNKIVKLVQTLLPENLKHIIKAETDSVDDFVEFFLHIIRSTSRDRDIENKEFQSTEIGSPSQSRNEDECMDDEMPVLENCTAYVSNISSPPPVSKFQSLSDSGIVQDQSFTCEATCETISVSVDFSDDQMNTCENVLDENSVIPDDFQYLGTKLNVNSNESRTSCDALDGTHVIVKNEAEGETMQEKNIASLCDKETTSVKPEPSICDSASFDHVGEEGDLKDTERNKVDSEDKTEVKSSSDSAGFQDQDQRVLDKLDSVLHDSESKRNLSSRSDPFMDLLADKTCDETSESKCECAIQNSAAEVDTLLDDLTCDVKSTTISTDTDQSSGKLVEVFEPAIVLCKKPKKCLKLFMKKIHSLLHRLLPGVHFEHHFFRNSNNLEYLLDAIIQSNQEELSVDV from the exons ATGAG cTTGAAGAATGATCTGAGACAATACACCAAAGTGATGTCAGGGTTTGAAAGAGAATTTATAATACACCTACAGAGTGTTGATGAGCATAATGCAAATGGTTTACCAAAGAGGAAAGGGAGGAAGGAGCCAAGAAGAAATGTCTACCAAAGATTGAAGAGAAAGTATCGGAAACAATGGTGGGGATCTGGTCCTGTGAAAAAGAAGAGCAAATATGGCATGCAGGATACCAAGGAACAGAAAGATGACATTCTTCCAAGTAGAGGGGAAGAAAATTGGATGGACAGTGATCAGGCTTCATGGTCTCAATTCAATTCCAGGTCTCATGCCTCAAATTCTTCTGGTGTACATGAAGGAAGGAAGTATGATCCATCATTGATGAACAGTGAAACATATTGCAATGATTTCCCAATAGCAGGTATTGTGCAAGAATTTTCTGGAAACCGGGACAATGGCAATTCTCCTTTCAACAGCAGCAATAGTTGTGGATCTCCTGAAGGTTTAACTAGTCAAGAACAATCTCAGGTTATGGGGAAACAAGTGAGTGCATCTTCTGTTACAGATAATCAGTCATGTAGTGAACAAAATAACAATTCCCAAATCAATGGATATACGTGCAAGGAAGACAAACAATGCACAGAATCTCAGCTACTTAAAGTGCCTGACTTACCACTGCAGCAAACATTGTCCACTGAGGTAATTGTGACATCGGAGGAAATGAAAAATGATCAGACTGGTGAGAAACATGAATATGATGAATGTAAAGACTCATCTATGATACCAATACATGATTCAGTGGTTGTTTCTGAACCAAAGATCCTTACCTCGTCAGAAGACAGAAAGACTAATGACAATCCACACACCAAATCGAGGTCTACTTCTCGGCGGAAATCTGTATCAACTCCAATTGCATGGCAGCAGCAATTCATGTCATTCTTGTCAACAGCTCAGGAAGAAGAATGTTTTCCTTCGGATGATCCAGAATTTGTGTGTCACATAGATGTATCACCATCTAAAATCCAAAGGAGGCAAAGATCTCGCAATGTTCGAAATAGCAGTTGCTCCTGTTGCACAGATGCTGAGAGTCATGTCAGAAAAGAAAGACAGTCCCGCCAACGAGAGAAAAAACTATTGCGAGAGCAGAAACGTTTTATTGAAGACATGTGTCATTTGGTATCGCTCAGAAATAAAATAGTGAAACTTGTACAAACGTTATTACCAGAAAATCTTAAACACATAATTAAAGCGGAAACTGACAGTGTAGATGATTTTGTAGAATTTTTTCTGCACATTATCCGTTCAACTAGCAGAGATAGAGACATTGAGAACAAAGAATTCCAGTCTACAGAAATCGGTTCTCCTAGTCAGTCTCGGAATGAAGATGAGTGCATGGATGATGAGATGCCTGTACTGGAGAATTGTACCGCTTATGTGTCCAACATATCTTCCCCACCTCCAGTGTCCAAGTTTCAAAGTCTCTCCGATTCGGGTATTGTACAGGATCAGTCTTTCACTTGTGAAGCAACATGTGAGACAATTTCTGTCAGTGTTGACTTTTCTGATGATCAGATGAACACTTGTGAAAATGTGCTGGATGAGAATTCGGTTATTCCAGATGACTTTCAGTATCTGGGTACAAAACTGAATGTGAACTCCAATGAGTCTCGCACTTCTTGTGATGCTCTGGATGGAACTCATGTGATCGTTAAGAATGAAGCTGAGGGGGAAACAATGCAG GAAAAGAACATTGCCAGTTTGTGTGATAAAGAAACAACATCTGTGAAGCCAGAACCGTCCATTTGTGACAGCGCCTCCTTTGATCATGTAGGAGAGGAGGGGGATTTAAAAGACACAGAGAGAAACAAAGTTGACAGTGAGGATAAAACTGAAGTTAAGAGTTCTAGTGATTCAGCAGGATTTCAGGACCAAGACCAGCGTGTACTGGACAAGCTCGACAGTGTTCTCCACGACAGTGAGTCAAAACGCAATCTTTCTTCTAGATCAGACCCCTTCATGGATCTTCTGGCAGATAAAACTTGTGATGAAACTTCTGAAAGCAAATGTGAATGTGCAATACAAAATTCTGCTGCAGAAGTGGACACATTACTAGATGATTTGACTTGTGATGTGAAGTCTACGACGATCAGCACGGATACAGATCAGTCGTCAGGCAAGCTCGTTGAAGTGTTTGAACCAGCCATTGTTTTGTGTAAAAAGCCAAAAAAGTGCTTAAAGTTGTTCATGAAGAAAATTCACTCCCTCCTCCACAGACTTTTACCAGGGGTTCATTTTGAGCATCATTTCTTTAGGAATTCCAACAATCTGGAGTATTTGTTGGATGCCATCATTCAGAGCAATCAAGAAGAACTCTCAGTAGATGTGTAA
- the LOC125670718 gene encoding uncharacterized protein LOC125670718 isoform X1, with amino-acid sequence MIPFVMILDNFLYASLFIFSLKNDLRQYTKVMSGFEREFIIHLQSVDEHNANGLPKRKGRKEPRRNVYQRLKRKYRKQWWGSGPVKKKSKYGMQDTKEQKDDILPSRGEENWMDSDQASWSQFNSRSHASNSSGVHEGRKYDPSLMNSETYCNDFPIAGIVQEFSGNRDNGNSPFNSSNSCGSPEGLTSQEQSQVMGKQVSASSVTDNQSCSEQNNNSQINGYTCKEDKQCTESQLLKVPDLPLQQTLSTEVIVTSEEMKNDQTGEKHEYDECKDSSMIPIHDSVVVSEPKILTSSEDRKTNDNPHTKSRSTSRRKSVSTPIAWQQQFMSFLSTAQEEECFPSDDPEFVCHIDVSPSKIQRRQRSRNVRNSSCSCCTDAESHVRKERQSRQREKKLLREQKRFIEDMCHLVSLRNKIVKLVQTLLPENLKHIIKAETDSVDDFVEFFLHIIRSTSRDRDIENKEFQSTEIGSPSQSRNEDECMDDEMPVLENCTAYVSNISSPPPVSKFQSLSDSGIVQDQSFTCEATCETISVSVDFSDDQMNTCENVLDENSVIPDDFQYLGTKLNVNSNESRTSCDALDGTHVIVKNEAEGETMQEKNIASLCDKETTSVKPEPSICDSASFDHVGEEGDLKDTERNKVDSEDKTEVKSSSDSAGFQDQDQRVLDKLDSVLHDSESKRNLSSRSDPFMDLLADKTCDETSESKCECAIQNSAAEVDTLLDDLTCDVKSTTISTDTDQSSGKLVEVFEPAIVLCKKPKKCLKLFMKKIHSLLHRLLPGVHFEHHFFRNSNNLEYLLDAIIQSNQEELSVDV; translated from the exons ATGATTCCCTTTGTTATGATCttggataattttttatatgcatcattgtttattttcagcTTGAAGAATGATCTGAGACAATACACCAAAGTGATGTCAGGGTTTGAAAGAGAATTTATAATACACCTACAGAGTGTTGATGAGCATAATGCAAATGGTTTACCAAAGAGGAAAGGGAGGAAGGAGCCAAGAAGAAATGTCTACCAAAGATTGAAGAGAAAGTATCGGAAACAATGGTGGGGATCTGGTCCTGTGAAAAAGAAGAGCAAATATGGCATGCAGGATACCAAGGAACAGAAAGATGACATTCTTCCAAGTAGAGGGGAAGAAAATTGGATGGACAGTGATCAGGCTTCATGGTCTCAATTCAATTCCAGGTCTCATGCCTCAAATTCTTCTGGTGTACATGAAGGAAGGAAGTATGATCCATCATTGATGAACAGTGAAACATATTGCAATGATTTCCCAATAGCAGGTATTGTGCAAGAATTTTCTGGAAACCGGGACAATGGCAATTCTCCTTTCAACAGCAGCAATAGTTGTGGATCTCCTGAAGGTTTAACTAGTCAAGAACAATCTCAGGTTATGGGGAAACAAGTGAGTGCATCTTCTGTTACAGATAATCAGTCATGTAGTGAACAAAATAACAATTCCCAAATCAATGGATATACGTGCAAGGAAGACAAACAATGCACAGAATCTCAGCTACTTAAAGTGCCTGACTTACCACTGCAGCAAACATTGTCCACTGAGGTAATTGTGACATCGGAGGAAATGAAAAATGATCAGACTGGTGAGAAACATGAATATGATGAATGTAAAGACTCATCTATGATACCAATACATGATTCAGTGGTTGTTTCTGAACCAAAGATCCTTACCTCGTCAGAAGACAGAAAGACTAATGACAATCCACACACCAAATCGAGGTCTACTTCTCGGCGGAAATCTGTATCAACTCCAATTGCATGGCAGCAGCAATTCATGTCATTCTTGTCAACAGCTCAGGAAGAAGAATGTTTTCCTTCGGATGATCCAGAATTTGTGTGTCACATAGATGTATCACCATCTAAAATCCAAAGGAGGCAAAGATCTCGCAATGTTCGAAATAGCAGTTGCTCCTGTTGCACAGATGCTGAGAGTCATGTCAGAAAAGAAAGACAGTCCCGCCAACGAGAGAAAAAACTATTGCGAGAGCAGAAACGTTTTATTGAAGACATGTGTCATTTGGTATCGCTCAGAAATAAAATAGTGAAACTTGTACAAACGTTATTACCAGAAAATCTTAAACACATAATTAAAGCGGAAACTGACAGTGTAGATGATTTTGTAGAATTTTTTCTGCACATTATCCGTTCAACTAGCAGAGATAGAGACATTGAGAACAAAGAATTCCAGTCTACAGAAATCGGTTCTCCTAGTCAGTCTCGGAATGAAGATGAGTGCATGGATGATGAGATGCCTGTACTGGAGAATTGTACCGCTTATGTGTCCAACATATCTTCCCCACCTCCAGTGTCCAAGTTTCAAAGTCTCTCCGATTCGGGTATTGTACAGGATCAGTCTTTCACTTGTGAAGCAACATGTGAGACAATTTCTGTCAGTGTTGACTTTTCTGATGATCAGATGAACACTTGTGAAAATGTGCTGGATGAGAATTCGGTTATTCCAGATGACTTTCAGTATCTGGGTACAAAACTGAATGTGAACTCCAATGAGTCTCGCACTTCTTGTGATGCTCTGGATGGAACTCATGTGATCGTTAAGAATGAAGCTGAGGGGGAAACAATGCAG GAAAAGAACATTGCCAGTTTGTGTGATAAAGAAACAACATCTGTGAAGCCAGAACCGTCCATTTGTGACAGCGCCTCCTTTGATCATGTAGGAGAGGAGGGGGATTTAAAAGACACAGAGAGAAACAAAGTTGACAGTGAGGATAAAACTGAAGTTAAGAGTTCTAGTGATTCAGCAGGATTTCAGGACCAAGACCAGCGTGTACTGGACAAGCTCGACAGTGTTCTCCACGACAGTGAGTCAAAACGCAATCTTTCTTCTAGATCAGACCCCTTCATGGATCTTCTGGCAGATAAAACTTGTGATGAAACTTCTGAAAGCAAATGTGAATGTGCAATACAAAATTCTGCTGCAGAAGTGGACACATTACTAGATGATTTGACTTGTGATGTGAAGTCTACGACGATCAGCACGGATACAGATCAGTCGTCAGGCAAGCTCGTTGAAGTGTTTGAACCAGCCATTGTTTTGTGTAAAAAGCCAAAAAAGTGCTTAAAGTTGTTCATGAAGAAAATTCACTCCCTCCTCCACAGACTTTTACCAGGGGTTCATTTTGAGCATCATTTCTTTAGGAATTCCAACAATCTGGAGTATTTGTTGGATGCCATCATTCAGAGCAATCAAGAAGAACTCTCAGTAGATGTGTAA
- the LOC125671258 gene encoding transmembrane protein 234 homolog: MSAGWLIVVAAMWGATNPFIKQGSSGIENVKEDGKVRQFLMELKFLICNWKYLIPFLVNQSGSVLYYITLASAELSLAVPITNSLTFLFTILSGWFLGDKIHHWETYLGMLLVLAGVTLCVSDKL, translated from the exons ATGTCTGCAGGATGGTTGATCGTTGTTGCAGCGATGTGGGGTGCCACAAACCCTTTCATCAAACAAGGAAGCAGTGGCATTGAAAACGTAAAGGAGGATGGAAAAGTTCGACAATTCTTAATGGAACTCAAATTTCTCATATGTAATTGGAAG TACCTGATACCATTCCTAGTGAACCAAAGTGGTTCTGTGCTCTACTACATTACTCTGGCCTCAGCAG AACTATCCCTGGCTGTGCCTATTACTAACTCCCTGACATttcttttcacaattttatctgGTTGGTTTCTAGGAGATAAGATTCATCACTGGG agacCTACCTGGGAATGCTGTTGGTATTGGCTGGTGTAACACTCTGTGTATCTGACAAACTGTGA
- the LOC130053843 gene encoding craniofacial development protein 2-like, whose translation MMLCNESRKEAAGLTPFLTPRKTIRLATWNIRTMYEAGRTAQVAKEMKHYNTCLLGLSETRWLQTGQLRLTTGETLFTKKSKIKLNIIQCYAPTNDTDDEKKDAFYQQLPAVLDKAGKKYMAILMGDFNAKIGADNTGYNEVMGTQGLGYINENGERFADLCSLNQLVIGGSIFPHKRIHKATWRSPDHVTENQIDHICISKKFRRAWKDVKVMRGTDISSDHHLLMTAVRLHLKKFKNTTNMRTRYNVSVLKTKEVRTAFHLSLSNRFQPLQDQIENNDTNIETQWKLEARKEKKVVLNTSRTRAAKAKAQEDYTATDKEVKKNIRKDKRDHINNLAKQAEEAAGQGNLR comes from the exons ATGATGCTGTGCAATGAAAGCCGAAAGGAGGCTGCAGGGCTGACTCCCTTTCTGACACCCAGGAAAACCATCAGACTCGCTACTTGGAACATCAGAACAATGTATGAAGCAGGAAGAACAGCACAAGTAGCAAAGGAGATGAAGCACTACAACACTTGTCTCCTAGGACTGAGTGAGACGAGGTGGCTACAGACAGGACAGTTGAGGCTGACCACCGGAGAAACATTGTT CACCAAGAAAAGCAAGATCAAATTGAACATCATCCAGTGTTATGCCCCCACCAACGACACTGATGACGAAAAGAAAGACGCCTTTTACCAGCAACTACCGGCAGTCTTGGATAAAGCAGGGAAGAAATATATGGCAATACTTATGGGCGACTTCAATGCAAAGATCGGAGCTGATAACACTGGCTACAATGAAGTCATGGGCACACAAGGACTGGGCTACATAAACGAGAATGGCGAGAGATTTGCAGACCTATGCTCCCTTAACCAGCTTGTAATAGGAGGAAGCATTTTCCCTCATAAACGGATTCACAAGGCCACATGGAGATCCCCTGACCATGTTACAGAAAATCAGATCGACCATATTTGCATCAGCAAGAAATTTCGAAGAGCATGGAAAGATGTCAAGGTGATGAGAGGAACAGACATTTCATCAGACCACCATCTGCTGATGACGGCAGTAAGACTACAcctcaaaaagtttaaaaacacgaCAAACATGAGGACAAGGTACAACGTGAGTGTCCTCAAAACAAAGGAAGTGAGGACAGCATTCCACCTCAGCCTGTCCAACAGATTCCAGCCGCTACAAGACCAGATAGAAAACAATGATACCAACATCGAGACCCAATG GAAACTGGAGGCGAGGAAGGAAAAGAAAGTGGTACTGAACACAAGTCGGACAAGAGCAGCAAAGGCAAAAGCTCAAGAGGACTACACAGCCACAGATAAAGAAGTCAAGAAAAACATCAGGAAAGATAAACGGGATCATATAAACAATCTGGCCAAACAAGCTGAAGAAGCAGCGGGACAGGGAAACTTGAGGTAA